A stretch of DNA from Methanogenium sp. S4BF:
TCATGACGATACGCCGATCGGACATAAGGGATACCATCGGGTCATGGGTGACAAAAATGAGTGCTTTGTGATATGCTTTGAGTGTCTCAATGACCCGGTCTTTGAATATCCCTGCATTTTCGACCTCATCCAGAAGGATTATCGGGGTATTACTGATTATTATCGCATCTGCCACCATGAGGGATCTGGTCTGCCCTCCTGAGAGTGCAGTCATCTTCACGTCAGGATGGATTTTTTCGCCGGTGAACTCATTGGCAAGGTCAATGGTCTTCCCGATACGTTCGGTTTCAGCAATTCCCCGTGACCTGATGTGCATTTCCAGAAATTCATGCACCTTCAGGTCTGCAAGGCATTTTGTATTCTGGGTTATCAGTGCCACCGGTTTTTTTGCAGGATCGCGTATGTAGTCTTCCGGCGGATGTGTTCCGTTTACCAGTACGGTTCTCCCGGTAACCGTATCGTTTCCGGAAAAATTTCAATGTCCGTTATGAACGCACTCTTTCCCGAGCCGGTCGGTCCGACAATTGACAGGGTATCACCCGGGCGAATGATTATTTCATCAAAGTTTTCCGGTTCTCCGGACCTGTTCTTCCCGGGCAGGATGGTGATCTCCTCAATAGCCTCAGAGTTCATATCATTCATTACGTGCAGCGCAGGTATTATAATTATCCAATATTGTGCAGAAATGTTGCCAAAAACGTCAAAACAGGTGTGGGAAATTTCCACATGTGGAGAAATTATGTCGATTGTGCCGGGTAATCTCCCGTATCTCTAATTGCCATTGATACCGCCAAACTGTGATATATATGTTATTTGAGCTGCCTGTATCCGGTTTTCATGCGTCAGATGGCCCGGGCCAGAGAAGAGCTGCACGTTCCTGTGGGAATCGTATCAAAATAAAATAAAATTAAATGAAACAGCCTTCAGCAGTTCCCTTCCAGCCGTTCAAGGACGTCCTGGGTGATGGCACGGATTTTATCCACCGATTTCCGGAATCCCTCCACCTCTGAATCACTGATGGTAATGGCAAGGGTTTTTGCGCCGTTTCTGTCCAGCCGGACAGGGGTGCCGATGCAGACATCGCCGATATTGTGGATCTCGCTGCTGATGAAGGTGGAAACCGTGAGGATTCTCTTTTCATCTCCGAGAATGGTGCCTACGATGGTTGCGATTGCGTCTCCCGGCCCGTAGACTGTTGCACCAATACGGCGGATGATGGCCGAACCGGCGTTCATCACGTTGTACATGATACGCTCTTCGGGGAGGTCTTTAAATTCAGGGAGATTCTGGATGGAGATGCCACCGATGGTGGTCGCCGACCATAACGGTACCATCGAGTCGCCATGTTCACCGATGATACGGGTATGAACTTCACTTACATGCACATCGAAGTATTTGGCAATATTCCATTTGAGGCGCATTGAGTCCAGATGCGTCCCGAGGCCGATGACCTGGTTTGGCTTCATTCCTGAGTATTTCAGTGCCACAGCGGTCATTACGTCAACCGGGTTTGAGATGATGAATAAAATCGCCTTTGGTGCGTACCACCCGACCATGGCCGCAATTTCAGAGATCATCCGTGCATTCTCGTGGGCAAGGTCAATTCTGTCCTGGCCTTCCTTTCGCGGAACACCGGATGTCACGATGATGATATCAGACCCCTCAAGGTCTTTTGGGATACAGGAAAATTTTACGTCTGCCTGGCTGCCGCGTGCGGCAAACGAGTCATGCAGATCACAGGCGAGGCCGTGCAGCACTTCTTCCTTGCCCGGCCGTCCAAAAAGCAGCAGATCACTGACATAGGGAATATTCGAGACTGCATGTGCAGTATAACGGCCGACATTGCCGCTTGCTCCGATGATTGCGACTTTTGCCATAAAATATACCAGAATAGGGACATATCCAGGGTAGACAATACGTGCCTGCCGTATTCTGACATCCCATCCTCCACCCCGCACCCCCATGGGCGCCAAATGTTCACGGTAAGCCTGCTCCCTTCCGGGCCTCGGCCGGTCTCCGCGACAAGGGGCAGAATATTCCCTCCGGAATACCCCAATCCCCGCCATTGACCTCATAGGACAAGGCTTCGCAGTCAGGAATGGCAGCTTCAGACAGATCGCCAAAGCCGTCCCCGGACTATCACCCCCCGCATATCGGCGGTTTCAGGTAACAGGTGACGCCTAACCACCCGGGCTAGTCCCCGTATAGTGTTGATCTTATGGAATAAAAACCTCGCCGCCGATTTCGTTCTTCCACTGGCGGACGACATCTGCCATACGGGCCCGGTTTTCCTTGCCAAAGAGGTCGATTACCGTGAGGTCGACTTTCTCCGGGAGGACTGCAAAGAGGCGGTGCAGGTCTCCCCACCAGACTTCATAGTGCGTGCCGTCTCCGAAGGCATCGGCCACTTTCAGGGGCTCTGTTCTGACGGGCGCCTCCTGCAGGTCTTTGTAGGCGATATGCATATCCACTCTCTCCAGACCGAGTGCCTCCTGGTTGATGTCCAGGTTGACGGCCGCCCAGTATGCCGCATATCCCCATGCATCGTTCATGATGACCCGGGGAATGCCGTACTGACCTGCGGTGATGCTGAGTGTGCCCACGCCGCAGGCCGCATCAACGAAGACCCCAGGTTCATGGCGTATTACTTCTGTCGCCGTTGCAACCAGTTTTGGGTCAAACCCCCGGGGATATTCAATGTGGGCACAGGACTGCTGCATAAAGACGGTGACCGGCGTCTCCCCGGTCTCAAAGATATTGGCCCTGACGTCGCACCCGGCACGCAGGGTGTTGGTGTGGTATTCCGGGATGGTGCCGTCCATTTCAGCGATCCCGGGGACTGCTCCGCTGTCGTGCACCACTCCTTTGACTTCCGGGATCTCTGCTGCAATACGGTCTGCTGCCTCCTGCATAACCGAACGGGAGAGAAATACCATGGAGGAGAGGCCGAGATGGGGCGGTTCGGTGAGTGCCACTCCCGGGTGGATGAGCGGGATGCCTGCTGCCATAACGGGAGCAGTGGCAGGGAGATCGCCTTGTTCTGCCATGATGGTCCAGCAGTCTGCCACCACCTCGTCCAGCGGCCTTCTCCCGCATGCCGTACATGGCGCTCTTCTGCGAAATGACGGGGGTGAGCGTTTATCGAGAATGGTGTCCCTGCATGAAGGACAGGGGAGAAAGCTTCCTTCGCGCTGGCGGATAATTTCTGCTGCTTTTTCAAGGCAGGGGCCGCCACAAACCGGGCATTTCATTATTCAGGTATTTGTCTGCCGTTCCTGATAATGGTTGGCGGAACGGGATTCGTGGTACAAAACCGAATTCTTTATATCTGGCTCTCAAACAAGGGTACAGATTTCATGAAAGACCGGCTCAAAACGTATACACCGCATCTGTACGCCACGGTGTTTGGCCTCGTCCTCCTGACTGGTATGGGGGGCTACATGGTATATGAAGGACAATCGGCCGAAATTACGGTCATTGAGATGGAGGGCGCACCCAATGATATCGTCTTTATCGCCGATCCCCATCTGAAGAGCGGAAATCTGGCATTTATGCATTCGGTGGCGGAGGAGATCAATGCCCTGAATGCCTCACTGGTCCTCATCGGGGGGGATTTTGTCACCAGTGACGAGGATGATCTCACATACCAGAACGTATGGGCCGAAATTGATGCGCCGGTCTATGCAGTGCTTGGCAATCATGATTACAAGGCAGGCGTCCACGGGCTGAACGGGCCTGCAAAGATGCTTGCGATGCAGGAGGCAGACCTGTCGGTGGACGGGTATGATGTCTCCATGCTGCAGGATGACCCGCTTATTGACCTGGCATATGGAGCGGATGTCGCCGCAGCCCTCGAAGACGCCGGTGTTCATGTGATGCAGAATGAGTATGAACTGCTGAGCCTCGGGGGAACAGAGCTGATGCTTGTCGGTGTGGATGATGCCTGGGCAGGCAGGGCCGACCCGCCCGCAGTCCCGGAGACGGATGTCTTCACAATATATATGATTCATGAGCCCGGAGCACGGGCGGACTGGGACGCGGACCTCATCCTCTCCGGTCACCTGCACGGCGGACAGTTCAGTGCACCAGGACTGGAGCTCATTAAGGACGCAGGAATATTTGATATTCAGGGATTCTGTACACAGGGTGAAACACCTGCGTTCATCACCCGTGGCATCGGGTCGTCCAGCATGATTGAACAGGACCTCCGGTTCGGCACGCCGCCGGAGATTGTGGTGATCAATCCGTCTGTCCCGATTGACGGGGCGGATGTAATGCGAGCTTAAAGGTCACCGAATATGCGGGTTGCTCTTTCTCCGGCAGCTGCGGTATGTCATATCATTCTCTTTCTTTTTTGGCAGAGTTCCGGGTTCTGCAGCAAAGCATTTTTTATTGATTCCAAAATCTCTCTAAAAAAAGCATTTACAGCTCTGCGGGACGGAGATCTGCCGGCAGCAACAGTACTTCTCCTTTGATCGTATCATGTATCATGCATGGCCGGCCGGGTGAGATGTCTGGCTGAAACCCGACGATTTGGATGACTATGCAGATGAAAACAGGCATACGGGAGATGGGTGCGATGTGTCAAGTTCCACTCTTCCACCTCGTTTCCACCTAAATTGGGCAAAAAGTGGAAACAAAACAATGAGCATATTGGGGTTTATTCTTGTAAAGAGGGTTTTGTATAGATATATGTACAGATGTTACAGGAGTTTTCCACCCAAATCAGATATCATTCAGCGATTTGGTTTCCTGTGCGGATGGTAGTGGGGGTATGTGTGATCCTGTGGAAAGTGGAAATGAAATTGAGAAATCGCCTCTCCGCCATAAGATGTCTGTTTCATTAGCATATATGGCTCTAAATGAGTGGAAAACAAAGTGGGAATGAGTGGAAAAGTGGAAACAAAGAAGGCAGGAAACCCCCCTCCTCCCTGCATTCCCGACCTCCCGGGACTGTGAGCGTTCATCCGTCTCTCTGGGGCACTGCATATGATAGATCTACCAGTCGTATTCTTTGCCCGTTTGTATGTATCAGGATTTAAGCATCACCAGATCATCGGAAAATCCGTTCTGCATGAGGTCAAGTCGCTCATGATGGCGGGTGACCGTGGTCCCGGATATATAGGGGATATCGAAGGGAAAGAGCGCAGGGTCGTTTTGCAGTAATACGGCCCCGGAGTTTGAGCTCCTTGAGTATCAGTCCGGCTTCGATGGTCTTTCCCAGCCCGACCTCATCGGCGAGCAGGTAACGGATACTCTCATTTTCCAGAGCACGGGTCAGGGCGGTGATCTGGTGGGGGAGGGGGATGACCCGGGATGCGAGCGGGGCGAGGAGCATACCGTCCGGTGCTGCGGGTTCTGCGAGGAGGTCTGCGATGCGGGCGGCGGTTGCGAGGTAGCGGATGTGATAAGATGTGACTTCGTCTGCTCTGGTGGCTTCAATGGGTATGATGGTCTCTTTGGGCACGGTGACGACGGTATCGTTTGTCTGGAGCCAGATCCGGCAGGTGACGCTCCCCCATAGCTCCTGCTCTTCAAGGAGTCTGCAGGGGGACTGGTGAGTGGTGCTGTAGAGCCATTCGTCGGTATTCTCAGAATTCATGGGAGGTATCCGCGACTGGTATGGTATTCGGTGGTATGGTTTCGGTGTGGGTGTTCATGCACAAAAAACGTATGCGTATCAGGCGAAATCAGGGTTTTTCCCGGTATGGCGCATGGATGACTGTTTGCATCCGTTGATGACTGCTCTTTCGAAAATCACTTCCTGTGAAGGCTGCCGCGATCGTTTTGGTCTTTCTCGTCGTCATTCGTCACCACAGGAAAATAGCGCATGTAACCGTGATTTGAGCTCCCTGCCACCCTTTGTCAGGTTCTCATCATCTTCTCTCAGATACTCGTCACGGAGAAAGAGGACGCCATGTTCGATTTCCCGCATCGCATCATACAGAGTCTCTGCCGTCCCGAGGAGATGGTATTTTTCATTTGAGAGGATGAATTCGTTTTCCTCTGCATCCCAGAGGGCATCGATTACGAGTGGTTCTGCGAGGTCAATCGGGTCTTCATCTGTGTCGGAGGGAATTCTGGCGAGAGGAATGGACTGCTGTATCATTGGTTTCCATCACTCTCTTCGATCAGTTCAAAAATATCATAAAAAATGTGCCCTTTTTCCGAAAGAACTGCCCTGTCAGTGGCACTCATATCCTTCGCCACAATTCCGGTAATCACGTCGCGGGTTTTCTCGTCACCGGAAATGGTCGTTTCAGGGCAGGCTGTATCAAAGAAACCCGGAATAAGGCTGAGCTTATTCTCAAGTTTCCTGAGAACCAAAAGGGCATCTTCTGCACTCAGAGTCCTGCTTTTAACCTCAATTGCAACGGGAATCTTTGATGTGCCAGTTGCGATAAAATCAATCTCATCTCCTCTTCTGTTCCACCACCCTCCGGTCATCTCATATCCCCTGGAAAAACGGTTTAGAAGCAGAATTCTCGACAGGTCCTCAAATACACGGCCGGAATAGGACTGCCACTCTTTATGTACAAGATGTTCAATGGTGCTGTTATCCCTGCCGCTTATGAAACTGCTCATATTCGGATAGATGAAATATGCATAAAATCCGAAAAAATTGTCTTTCAGCACATATCTGCCTTTCTTGGAGTGTCCATGTTTCTCAGTTGCAGGAATCCGGTACTCAACGATTCCTAAGAGATGAATAAGATTGTTGAGATAGACTGTGAGAGATCCCGGTGCGATATGGGTCATATCTGCGATCTCTTTCTGGGTTGATCTGCCCCGTGCAAGTGCGGATATTATCTCGTAGTATGTCGGGTGGAGGCGGCCGAATTCCTCAACAAGTACATCTTTTACTTCATCTTTGAGGGGCCCGAATTCATCAAAAACGAGACTTTTCAGGGCTGAATCAAAACTATTGCACCCATATTTTTCAGCAAGCCGGTAATAATAGATCATCCCCCCAAAAAGAAGATACAGCTTTAGCTTCTCTTCCCTGTCATGTATACCAATATTCTCAAGATATGTCCAGATCCCGGCCGGTGAAAACGGTTTCAGGGTCAAAATGGTGTCGGCCCGCTTAAAGAGTGGTGCGCCCCCCTCAAGGAATATTTTGTTCATCATTCCCACCGAAGATCCGGAGGTGATAATAAACAGTCTGGAGGACTCTCCCATCATATCCCATTTGTTCTGTAATTGCGTAATAAAGGCAGGATAGATGTCATTGAATCTCTGGAATTCATCGAAGACAATTATGAGGTCCTCACGACAGGAGAACAGAAAATCAAGAAGGTCTTCGGGCGTGGTTATTTTTACGTAGCCGGGAAGGTCAAGGGTATCAGTGATTTGATGATAAAAGTCCTGAATCAGGATATCAATCGTCTTATTGTTGTCAACAAAGAAGTACAGCGACTTCTTATCTTTGATAAATTCCCGGATAAGCGACGTCTTGCCAACCCGCCGTCTTCCAGTGATCACAACCATGCCGGGCAGTTTCTTATATAATTTCTGCAGGAGTTGGATTTCCTTTTCCCTGCCATAGAAGACCATAATGATTATAGTTATAATCATTATGAATATAATTATTTTCTACCGAGGGGTATTCGTTGTGCGGGTGCCGGTGTACGAAACCACAGGAATCCCATCACTTCACCAACCCTATAAAATCCAAAAATCCCTCAACCCCCACATCCCCGCGTGCATACGCATCATGCCACCGTTCCGGGACCGGATAATCCCGATACAGCTCCTCCCGTCGTGCCTCAAGGAGAAGCGGCTCTTTTCCCATGAACTCAGCGGCAGAAACCACATTCCCCCCTGCCTCTTCTGAGAGCTTCTCTGCCCACCGGCATCCGGCGTGCGATCGCAAAACGTGATGGTCGAGGATGAGGGTGCCACACCCTTCGGCAGCATTGAGGGCATTTGTCCAGGCCTCGGTGCGTTCCTTTTCCGTCAGACGCAGGAGGTAGAGCGGCGGGCCGGATGCGATCACCACGTCCGGTTTCCATGCACGGATGATAGTCACTGCCTCCCGGTTGAGCATCTGGATGTCAGAGGCATGGACAAACGTCCGCCCTTCGTCCCGGATGCAGGTCATCATCACCTTTCTCAGGTGGGATCGTGGTGAACCATGGGGCACGGGGACAGAGAATGAAAGGATGCCTTCACTGGTGCCGTCTGCATCCGGAAGCGGGTGGCCGAGGTGGTTTTCGATTGCCTCCCTGCGGTGGAGGGAATGGAATGAGAGGGATGCCGTCCCACGGCACCAGAAACGGGTGCCTTCAAGGGAGGGAATGTGGTTCAGGGAAATCTGGTAGGGGTTGGCGTCTGCGAGCGGCACGTGATCGCCGTGATAGTGGCTGAAAATAATGTCGGTCGCCTCAGGCATGGCGGCGAGGATCTTCTTCCGCACAACGGCGCCCACCGCCACCTGGCAGGGGTGGGGCAGATGGCCGTGGCGGAGATAGCCGAGTGCTACCCCCGGGTCGATAAGAATTCGCCGGTCGCCTGCTGTCACCATGCAGGAGAGGCCCCGTACCCCGAGGGATTCGGTGCCGATGACCGTAATCTCCATTGGTTTTTCCTGTGGGGCCGGGATGCATAATGCTTCTGATGGGGGACCAACAGAAAAAAAGTGCGGATTTTGAGTATGTGAGTGAATATGTTCGGGTTATATGCCCAGTTTTGTCCGGTTCGCTTCGATATGTGCAAGAATGCCGTCAGCTGCCTTCTCTGCGTCCGGTTCGACACTGAGGAGGCCTCCTGTGACATCTTTCAGATCCTCTGTCAGGAGTTTCACGAGGTTCGGCCCGCCGGTGACCGTGGGAATCGGGTTGACGTAGGTATACAGGCCGAATGCCAGTGCAAAGATGGCATCGATGGTGGCCTTCTGCTCCATATACTCAGGGGCCGCCGCAGCGACGGGCAGGTCGGCCACCGGCACCCCGCCGAGAGCGTCAGATACCGTTGCAATCAGGTCAGCACACCTGCCCGTGTCCGTGCAGGTCCCGTATGAGAGGACCGGCGGGATGCCCAGCGACTCGCAGACACCCCGGAGCCCGCCGCCTGCCTTTGCCGCAGCCTCAGGAGAGCAGAGTCCCGCAACCTGCATCGCAGCGTTGCCGCAGCCCATCGAGAGGACGAGCAGGTTCCGTTTGATAAGCGCCTCCGCGACTGCGACCGAGTGGACATCCTGACCGGAGTCACGCAGGGTGGTGCAGGAGACCAGCCCCACAATCCCCCGGATGGTGCCGTCTTTGATGAGACTGAGGAGCGGGTCAAGCGACCCCCCGAGGGCTGCTGTGATACTCTCCGGGGAGAATCCGACCACCGCCTCGCGGGTGGGAAGGCCGGTGACCGGTGTCACCTCCCGCCGCCGGACGGGATAGTTTTCAATCCCCATGGCGAGAATCTTCTCCGCCTGTTCCCGTGCCTCTGCGGGCACATAGTTCAGGCGTTCGTCAATTCCCTCAAAGGCCACCAGATCAGAGACCGGCAGCAGGCGGAACCGGTATTTTTCGGCATACACCGGGTCCAGGGGCAGGGAACAGTTCATATCCGCGACAAAGACATCCACCGTGCCTGTTGCAAGGACTGCCTCCTGCATGATCCAGTTGCCGGTATAGCCCCAGAAGACCTCATCGGTCTTCCAGCGCTGGATCATCTCCTGCCCGGTCTCGATGTTGGCGATGATGCGGATCCCTTTTGCCCCCGCATCCTGTGCCTTCTTCTGCCATGCCGGATTGCGTGCCGCCTCGATGAGAGCGAACCCGAGGAAGGGTTCATGGCCGTTCGGGAGAATGTTCACGTAATCCGGGTCAAGCACCCCCAGATCAACCTTCACGGTGTGAGGTTCGGGAATCCCGAAGAGCACATCCTGCAGGTATTCGCAGACGATCTGGCTCTGATATGCCATTGCAACGGAGAGGCGCATCGCCTTGAGGGCGAGGCTCACATAGGAACTGTCCACATTCGTGAGGCATGAACCGGTGGCATTCATGATCTCCGGATGGACGCCGCCCGGAAAGATCCCGAGCTTTGCCCAAGTCTCCTGCCGTTCCGGCGGGGCCAGGAGGCGGACAATTTCGCTGGGTTCGGTGACCGGGCGGGAGAAGTCTTTCTCCACCATGTCACAGATCCGGAGTGCCACCTCTTCTTCGGTCCCGTCCGGCGACAGCCCGAGGCGTCCCGCGAAATTCCTGAGTTTTTCCGGGGATGCAATGGTAAATGAGGTATTTCCTTTGGCAGTTTCCCTGAGTGTTTTCACCGTTTTATCGGTGTGGTAATGATACGTGGCGGTCCCCATCACATTGCGCAAAAGCATCATGCGCATCGCCATTGCATCTGCACTGATACCGCAGACCCCCCGTTTGTCCTTCGTTGCATCCGCCCGGCAGGGCCCGTTTGAGCAGAGGTCACAGCGTGCGCCAGCCGTGCAGAAGGCGCATCGGGTGTCAGGACTCCCGAATCCCTGTGCTTCATAGCGGTCCCAGACATTGCTCATCCCGTCTTCCTGCAGGCGTTTGTACATCTGCACGACGGACTCGTGATATGATATCCTGTTCTTCTCCATATGGTCCACTCCCCCAAGAGTGGTATGAGGCCTAATCATCCTGGTATGGTAAATAGATAGTGCACTATCTGGTGGCACCCGGAGGAAGATTGAAAGGATGCCGGGGGAACAGAGTAGTATCCAAAAGTACTTTCCTACACGTGAATCAGGAGCAGGGCTGGAATGACAAAGCACCAGTATGTCCATGGATATGGCAAAGAGGACTCTGAACGACTCGTGAAGCAGTCAGAGGCACTGGAAGAGATACTTCATGCTGATGAGGATTTCCCGGCAGGCACACAGATT
This window harbors:
- the cooS gene encoding anaerobic carbon-monoxide dehydrogenase catalytic subunit → MEKNRISYHESVVQMYKRLQEDGMSNVWDRYEAQGFGSPDTRCAFCTAGARCDLCSNGPCRADATKDKRGVCGISADAMAMRMMLLRNVMGTATYHYHTDKTVKTLRETAKGNTSFTIASPEKLRNFAGRLGLSPDGTEEEVALRICDMVEKDFSRPVTEPSEIVRLLAPPERQETWAKLGIFPGGVHPEIMNATGSCLTNVDSSYVSLALKAMRLSVAMAYQSQIVCEYLQDVLFGIPEPHTVKVDLGVLDPDYVNILPNGHEPFLGFALIEAARNPAWQKKAQDAGAKGIRIIANIETGQEMIQRWKTDEVFWGYTGNWIMQEAVLATGTVDVFVADMNCSLPLDPVYAEKYRFRLLPVSDLVAFEGIDERLNYVPAEAREQAEKILAMGIENYPVRRREVTPVTGLPTREAVVGFSPESITAALGGSLDPLLSLIKDGTIRGIVGLVSCTTLRDSGQDVHSVAVAEALIKRNLLVLSMGCGNAAMQVAGLCSPEAAAKAGGGLRGVCESLGIPPVLSYGTCTDTGRCADLIATVSDALGGVPVADLPVAAAAPEYMEQKATIDAIFALAFGLYTYVNPIPTVTGGPNLVKLLTEDLKDVTGGLLSVEPDAEKAADGILAHIEANRTKLGI
- a CDS encoding metallophosphoesterase; translation: MKDRLKTYTPHLYATVFGLVLLTGMGGYMVYEGQSAEITVIEMEGAPNDIVFIADPHLKSGNLAFMHSVAEEINALNASLVLIGGDFVTSDEDDLTYQNVWAEIDAPVYAVLGNHDYKAGVHGLNGPAKMLAMQEADLSVDGYDVSMLQDDPLIDLAYGADVAAALEDAGVHVMQNEYELLSLGGTELMLVGVDDAWAGRADPPAVPETDVFTIYMIHEPGARADWDADLILSGHLHGGQFSAPGLELIKDAGIFDIQGFCTQGETPAFITRGIGSSSMIEQDLRFGTPPEIVVINPSVPIDGADVMRA
- a CDS encoding ATP-binding protein; protein product: MIITIIIMVFYGREKEIQLLQKLYKKLPGMVVITGRRRVGKTSLIREFIKDKKSLYFFVDNNKTIDILIQDFYHQITDTLDLPGYVKITTPEDLLDFLFSCREDLIIVFDEFQRFNDIYPAFITQLQNKWDMMGESSRLFIITSGSSVGMMNKIFLEGGAPLFKRADTILTLKPFSPAGIWTYLENIGIHDREEKLKLYLLFGGMIYYYRLAEKYGCNSFDSALKSLVFDEFGPLKDEVKDVLVEEFGRLHPTYYEIISALARGRSTQKEIADMTHIAPGSLTVYLNNLIHLLGIVEYRIPATEKHGHSKKGRYVLKDNFFGFYAYFIYPNMSSFISGRDNSTIEHLVHKEWQSYSGRVFEDLSRILLLNRFSRGYEMTGGWWNRRGDEIDFIATGTSKIPVAIEVKSRTLSAEDALLVLRKLENKLSLIPGFFDTACPETTISGDEKTRDVITGIVAKDMSATDRAVLSEKGHIFYDIFELIEESDGNQ
- a CDS encoding malate dehydrogenase, giving the protein MAKVAIIGASGNVGRYTAHAVSNIPYVSDLLLFGRPGKEEVLHGLACDLHDSFAARGSQADVKFSCIPKDLEGSDIIIVTSGVPRKEGQDRIDLAHENARMISEIAAMVGWYAPKAILFIISNPVDVMTAVALKYSGMKPNQVIGLGTHLDSMRLKWNIAKYFDVHVSEVHTRIIGEHGDSMVPLWSATTIGGISIQNLPEFKDLPEERIMYNVMNAGSAIIRRIGATVYGPGDAIATIVGTILGDEKRILTVSTFISSEIHNIGDVCIGTPVRLDRNGAKTLAITISDSEVEGFRKSVDKIRAITQDVLERLEGNC